The following proteins come from a genomic window of Flavobacterium crocinum:
- a CDS encoding 2Fe-2S iron-sulfur cluster-binding family protein, producing MDVLIKIKDREGVIHELQAPTDMAMNIMELCKAYELPVEGTCGGMAMCASCQCYVLNDVALPEMGDDEEAMLSEAFYVKSNSRLGCQIPITEELEGLELELAPEY from the coding sequence ATGGATGTATTAATAAAGATTAAAGATCGAGAAGGAGTTATACACGAATTACAGGCTCCAACTGATATGGCAATGAATATAATGGAGTTATGCAAAGCATACGAACTTCCTGTTGAAGGAACTTGCGGAGGAATGGCCATGTGCGCTTCCTGCCAGTGTTATGTTCTGAATGACGTTGCATTACCGGAAATGGGAGATGATGAAGAAGCGATGCTTTCTGAGGCATTTTACGTGAAGTCTAATAGCCGTTTAGGATGCCAGATTCCAATTACTGAAGAATTAGAAGGTCTGGAACTTGAATTAGCTCCGGAATATTAA